Proteins encoded in a region of the Macrobrachium nipponense isolate FS-2020 chromosome 39, ASM1510439v2, whole genome shotgun sequence genome:
- the LOC135210028 gene encoding uncharacterized protein LOC135210028: MEVQASGKAIYITLKVFEIVFVIIAIAIYQSLVDTIPIDDTYGGIFFCDGSLFMAIVITPLMLIFGVIGQSNGPMFEAALNLVFGIFLIATGSLAIDLYRVRAVHEPLACGSMCILAAIFYLGDCAYSSYLAAKNSGGFTTSTRNDVNRGMSNEPADKDAGS; the protein is encoded by the exons atgGAGGTCCAAGCGTCAGGAAAAGCAATTTACATCACCTTAAAAGTCTTCGAGATT GTCTTCGTCATCATAGCCATCGCAATCTACCAGTCCTTAGTGGACACGATCCCGATAGACGACACGTACGGAGGAATTTTCTTCTGTGATGGCTCCCTCTTCATGGCGATCGTCATCACTCCTTTGATGCTGATTTTCGGCGTCATTGGCCAGAGCAATGGGCCCATGTTT GAGGCAGCCTTGAACCTCGTCTTCGGAATCTTCCTCATCGCCACGGGCAGCTTGGCAATCGACCTGTACAGAGTGCGGGCCGTTCACGAACCATTAGCCTGTGGCTCCATGTGCATTCTGGCAGCTATATTCTACCTGGGAGACTGCGCCTACTCGTCGTACTTGGCAGCGAAGAATTCTGG CGGTTTCACCACTAGCACACGCAATGACGTCAATCGCGGGATGTCGAATGAGCCTGCTGACAAAGATGCAGGCTCATAA